A window of Enoplosus armatus isolate fEnoArm2 chromosome 3, fEnoArm2.hap1, whole genome shotgun sequence contains these coding sequences:
- the zpr1 gene encoding zinc finger protein ZPR1 → MSVISEENVRGGSVFKEMSADDDDWQPTEIESLCMNCFQNGMTRLLLTKVPFFKEIIVSSFSCTNCCWSNTEIQSAGRIQDQGICYTLKVKTKQDLNREVVKADSATTRIPELDFEIPPFTQKGALSTVEGLIDRAVAGLEQDQPVRQATDPEVAEKINEFIQKLRKLKEVESEFTLVIEDPSGNSFVENPVAPQKDEALTVSRFTRTIQQDIRLGIRADDDLDEDEDVDKEPASNNQEALRDEVLVFDTNCPECNAPASTNMKLVQIPHFKEVIIMATNCDSCGHRTNEVKSGGATEELGTKITLHITDPSDMTRDVLKSETCCVLIPELEFELGMAAVGGKFTTLEGLLKDIKDLIVSKNPFICGDSGTTDRVQKLNEFGEKIDKVVAGETKVHIILDDPAGNSYLQNVYAPDPDPEMTVEKYTRSFQQNEDLGLNDMKTEGYQEEK, encoded by the coding sequence ATGTCTGTTATTTCCGAGGAAAATGTGCGAGGTGGGAGCGTTTTCAAGGAGATGAGCGCCGACGACGACGACTGGCAGCCCACTGAGATCGAGAGTTTGTGTATGAACTGTTTCCAGAACGGTATGACACGTTTACTTTTGACCAAAGTACCGTTCTTTAAAGAAATTATCGTCAGCTCTTTCAGCTGCACTAACTGCTGCTGGTCAAACACCGAAATCCAGTCTGCGGGCCGGATTCAGGATCAGGGCATTTGTTACACAttgaaagtcaaaacaaaacaggacttAAATCGGGAGGTTGTGAAAGCAGACAGTGCTACCACCAGGATCCCTGAGCTGGATTTTGAAATCCCTCCCTTCACCCAGAAAGGCGCACTTTCTACTGTTGAGGGCCTTATAGACCGAGCAGTTGCTGGTTTGGAGCAAGACCAGCCTGTCAGGCAAGCAACTGACCCTGAGGTGGCTGAGAAAATCAATGAATTCATCCAGAAGCTGAGGAAGTTAAAAGAGGTTGAAAGTGAATTCACTCTGGTGATTGAGGATCCATCTGGCAACAGTTTTGTGGAAAATCCAGTCGCCCCTCAAAAAGATGAGGCTCTCACTGTGTCCCGGTTCACGCGGACGATCCAGCAGGATATTCGGCTGGGAATAAGGGCTGATGATGACTTGGATGAGGACGAGGACGTGGACAAGGAACCGGCAAGCAACAACCAGGAGGCCTTGAGAGATGAGGTTTTGGTCTTTGACACCAACTGCCCAGAATGCAACGCGCCAGCCTCAACCAACATGAAGCTAGTCCAGATCCCTCACTTCAAGGAGGTCATCATCATGGCCACTAACTGCGACAGCTGTGGCCATCGGACCAATGAGGTGAAATCGGGTGGAGCCACAGAGGAGCTGGGCACCAAAATCACCCTGCACATCACCGACCCATCAGACATGACCCGAGACGTGCTCAAGTCGGAGACGTGCTGCGTCCTCATCCCGGAGCTGGAGTTTGAGCTGGGGATGGCAGCTGTGGGCGGGAAGTTCACCACTCTGGAGGGGCTGCTGAAAGACATCAAAGACCTGATTGTCTCCAAAAACCCCTTCATATGCGGTGACAGTGGCACGACAGATCGGGTGCAGAAGCTGAATGAGTTTGGGGAGAAGATAGACAAAGTTGTAGCTGGAGAAACAAAAGTCCACATCATCCTGGACGACCCGGCAGGAAACAGCTATCTGCAGAATGTGTACGCCCCAGATCCAGATCCTGAGATGACTGTTGAGAAGTACACCCGCTCGTTTCAGCAGAATGAAGACCTCGGCCTGAATGACATGAAGACTGAGGGCTACCAAGAGGAAAAATGA
- the rnf207a gene encoding RING finger protein 207 → MAGGIFTNLDNLCNVDCTTVHPLVCHLCHEQYQSPCLLDCYHIFCARCLRGRTNDSRLSCPLCGYPSIVKGNGALPPEDRLLKFLVDNNADAEETVQCANCDQESNKKDAGVMYYCNTCRQPLCGACRELTHKARMFSHHEIVSLAKRTKAKHRKCSLHEEPYILFSTENKSMLCIKCFRDTRVESRTHCIDIETAYVQGCEMLDQAVLVVKELQTSTREAIVLLRAMIGEVCLNVEEEESAICTLFNSLQEKLAERKKILLKAAQSQHEEKEKALKEQLSHLTALLPTLQVHLVTCSAFLSSANKFEFLDMGYQLMERLKRIVKLPHRLRPVQSSKINTDYRSEFARCLEPLLLLSQRCPPSVAGSTSLSYGNVRGMHQSPLSMSCRSPSLSEMPRRPTCHRNICTKVLLAEGKETPFTEHCRNYENTYRTFQTEIQNLKDQVQELHRDLTKHHSIINTDKMGEILDRSLHIDSQIAAQYSTVETMRVMFEEIWDETFQRVTNEQEIYEAQLHDLMQLKQENSYLTTITRQISPYILSIAKVKERLEPRFQEPKEHHDDRTETMLKIYEDSSIAKESQDSNNQTCITDQDRDKNNRPLILESGESSVKTNRPGRQRVPTETSSHNEMPS, encoded by the exons ATACCCATCCATAGTGAAAGGGAATGGCGCCCTCCCACCAGAGGACCGCCTGCTGAAGTTCCTGGTTGACAACAATGCGGACGCTGAGGAGACAGTGCAGTGCGCCAACTGTGACCAGGAAAGTAACAAAAAG GACGCAGGGGTGATGTACTACTGTAACACGTGTCGCCAGCCACTGTGCGGCGCCTGCAGGGAGTTGACTCACAAAGCCAGAATGTTTTCCCACCATGAGATTGTATCGCTGGCCAAACGCACCAAGGccaaacacaggaagtgct cgCTTCACGAGGAGCCCTACATCCTGTTCTCGACAGAGAATAAGTCTATGCTTTGCATCAAGTGCTTCAGAGACACGCGAGT GGAGAGTCGGACTCACTGCATTGATATTGAAACAGCTTACGTGCAGGGGTGTGAGATGTTGGACCAGGCTGTTCTG GtggtgaaggagctgcagaCTTCAACTCGAGAGGCTATTGTTCTGCTGAGAGCAATGATAGGAGAAGTGTGTCTGaatgtggaggaagaagagagcgCAATCTGTACTCTGTTCAACAGCCTGCAG GAAAAGctagcagagaggaagaagatccTGCTGAAAGCAGCTCagag tcaacacgaggagaaggagaaagcaCTAAAGGAGCAGCTCTCACACCTCACTGCCCTCCTACCAACCCTCCAG GTTCACCTCGTCACCTGTTCGGCCTTCCTCAGCTCAGCCAACAAGTTTGAGTTTTTGGACATGGGTTAC CAACTCATGGAGAGGCTGAAGAGGATTGTAAAGCTCCCTCATCGTCTGAGACCGGTGCAGAGCAGCAAA ATCAACACAGACTACAGAAGTGAGTTTGCCCGCTGTCTGGAGCCCTTGCTGCTGCTAAGTCAGCGCTGCCCTCCATCTGTTGCCGGATCTACAAGT CTTTCTTATGGCAACGTGAGAGGGAT GCACCAGTCCCCTCTCTCCATGTCTTGCCGCTCCCCGTCTCTCAGTGAGATGCCCCGAAGGCCCACTTGTCACCGCAACATCTGCACCAAGGTCCTCCTGGCTGAGGGGAAGGAAACACCCTTCACCGAGCACTGCCGCAACTACGAGAACACCTACAGG ACTTTCCAGACAGAGATCCAGAATCTGAAGGACCAGGTCCAGGAGCTGCACCGAGATCTGACTAAGCACCACTCCATCATCAACACAGATAAAATGGGAGAGATCCTGGACAGATCGTTGCACATTGACAGCCAGATAGCCGCCCAGTACTCCACCGTGGAAACTATGAGAGTCATGTTTGAAGAG ATCTGGGATGAGACTTTTCAGAGGGTCACTAATGAGCAGGAGATCTATGAAG CCCAGCTTCATGACCTAATGCAGCTGAAGCAGGAGAACTCTTACTTAACCACCATCACCAGACAGATCAGCCCCTACATCCTGTCCATTGCCAAAGTCAAAGAGAGACTCGAGCCCAG GTTTCAGGAGCCTAAAGAGCACCATGACGACCGCACAGAAACAATGCTGAAAATCTATGAAGACAGCTCAATCGCTAAAGAGAGTCAAGACAG TAACAACCAGACTTGTATCACAGACCAAGACAGAGACAAGAACAACCGCCCGCTGATCCTCGAGTCGGGGGAGAGCTCTGTCAAGACCAATCGCCCGGGCCGGCAGAGGGTTCCCACGGAGACGTCCAGCCACAATGAGATGCCTTCATAA
- the agtrap gene encoding type-1 angiotensin II receptor-associated protein: protein MEIPAINLKAIVLVHWLLTIWGCMAWLPASFAWGNFSVLAVGVWAIAQRDSIDAVLMFLMGMVVTILTDIIHFGIFYPLSDFGAERGRDVFRFSAGMAILSLLLKPVSCFFVYQMYRERGGDYNVNFGFPSVSRNRDAYQSIDQQDESSSPANPFNQAQDSKPGVRTY, encoded by the exons ATGGAAATCCCTGCCATAAATCTAAAA GCCATAGTCCTGGTGCACTGGCTGCTTACAATATG gGGATGCATGGCGTGGCTGCCTGCCTCCTTTGCTTGGGGGAACTTCAGCGTTTTAGCTGTCGGGGTCTGGGCCATTGCACAGAGGGACTCGATCGATGCTGTGCTCATG TTTCTGATGGGGATGGTTGTGACGATATTGACCGACATCATCCATTTTGGGATCTTTTACCCGCTGAGTGACTTCGGAGCCGAAAGGGGAAGGGACGTGTTTCGCTTCAGCGCAGGAATGGCCATCCTCAGCCTGCTGCTCAAACCTGTGTCCTGCTTCTTTGTCTACCAAATGTACCGCGAACGTGGGGGAGATTACAACGTTAACTTTG GTTTCCCCTCTGTATCACGAAACAGAGATGCCTACCAGTCCATCGACCAGCAGGACGAGTCTTCCAGCCCAGCGAATCCCTTCAACCAGGCCCAGGACAGCAAACCAGGAGTCCGCACATACTGA